The following proteins are co-located in the Hippoglossus stenolepis isolate QCI-W04-F060 chromosome 23, HSTE1.2, whole genome shotgun sequence genome:
- the nedd8 gene encoding NEDD8 isoform X1: MEVRGQEDFWGWCVTFFYLPSLSLSLSHTHTQRERSKDTSRHNDVENDPIKTLTGKEIEIDIEPTDKVERIKERVEEKEGIPPQQQRLIYSGKQMNDEKTAADYKIQGGSVLHLVLALRGGQVLHSPRSLHTKPAL, from the exons atggaggtcagaggtcaggaggaCTTTTGGGGGTGGTGTGTCACCTTCTTTTACCtcccttcactctctctctctctctcacacacacacacacagagagagagatcaaagGACACAAGCAGGCACAATGACGTGGAAAATGACCCAATAAAG ACGCTCACGGGGAAGGAGATAGAGATCGACATAGAGCCCACAGACAAG GTGGAGCGGATCAaagagagggtggaggagaaggaagggaTCCCCCCCCAACAGCAGAGGCTGATCTACAGTGGGAAACAGAT gAACGATGAGAAAACAGCGGCAGACTATAAGATCCAGGGAGGCTCTGTTCTCCACTTGGTCCTTGCGCTGCGAGGAGGACAGGTGCTCCACTCTCCCAGAAGCCTCCACACCAAGCCTGCATTGTAG
- the nedd8 gene encoding NEDD8 isoform X2: protein MYLNVFPPQTLTGKEIEIDIEPTDKVERIKERVEEKEGIPPQQQRLIYSGKQMNDEKTAADYKIQGGSVLHLVLALRGGQVLHSPRSLHTKPAL from the exons atgtatttgaatgtatttCCACCGCAGACGCTCACGGGGAAGGAGATAGAGATCGACATAGAGCCCACAGACAAG GTGGAGCGGATCAaagagagggtggaggagaaggaagggaTCCCCCCCCAACAGCAGAGGCTGATCTACAGTGGGAAACAGAT gAACGATGAGAAAACAGCGGCAGACTATAAGATCCAGGGAGGCTCTGTTCTCCACTTGGTCCTTGCGCTGCGAGGAGGACAGGTGCTCCACTCTCCCAGAAGCCTCCACACCAAGCCTGCATTGTAG
- the nedd8 gene encoding NEDD8 isoform X3: MLIKVKTLTGKEIEIDIEPTDKVERIKERVEEKEGIPPQQQRLIYSGKQMNDEKTAADYKIQGGSVLHLVLALRGGQVLHSPRSLHTKPAL; the protein is encoded by the exons ATGCTGATCAAAGTGAAG ACGCTCACGGGGAAGGAGATAGAGATCGACATAGAGCCCACAGACAAG GTGGAGCGGATCAaagagagggtggaggagaaggaagggaTCCCCCCCCAACAGCAGAGGCTGATCTACAGTGGGAAACAGAT gAACGATGAGAAAACAGCGGCAGACTATAAGATCCAGGGAGGCTCTGTTCTCCACTTGGTCCTTGCGCTGCGAGGAGGACAGGTGCTCCACTCTCCCAGAAGCCTCCACACCAAGCCTGCATTGTAG
- the gmpr2 gene encoding GMP reductase 2 isoform X2, which yields MPRIENDIKLDFKDVLLRPKRSTLKSRSEVDLMRTFSFRNSKGSYRGIPIIAANMDTVGTFEMALALHQFTLFTTIHKHYSVDDWQEFAAKHPECVESVAVSSGTGDGDFERISSILEAVPKLRYICVDVANGYSEHFVHFVKEVRQKFQTHTIMAGNVVTGEMVEELILAGADIIKVGIGPGSVCTTRKKTGVGYPQLSAVIECADAAHGLGGHIISDGGCTCPGDVAKAFGAGADFVMLGGMLAGHSESGGEVIEKNGTKYKLFYGMSSDTAMKKHAGGVAEYRASEGKTVEVTYKGPVDVTIRDILGGVRSTCTYVGAAKLKELSRRTTFIRVTQQLNTVFGNC from the exons ATGCCTCGCATTGAGAACGACATCAAGCTGGACTTCAAGGATGTGCTCCTCCGTCCGAAGAGAAGCACGCTCAAGTCCCGGAGCGAG GTGGACCTGATGAGGACCTTCTCCTTCAGGAACTCCAAGGGCAGCTACAGAGGGATCCCCATCATCGCTGCCAACATGGACACTGTGGGGACCTTTGAGATGGCCCTGGCCCTGCACCAG TTCACTCTCTTCACCACGATTCACAAACATTACTCTGTGGACGACTGGCAGGAGTTTGCAGCGAAGCATCCCGAGTGTGTGGAG AGTGTGGCAGTCAGCTCAGGGACCGGCGACGGTGACTTTGAGAGGATCTCCTCCATCTTGGAGGCAGTGCCCAAGCTGCGGTACATCTGCGTTGACGTGGCGAACGGCTACTCTGAACACTTTGTCCACTTCGTCAAAGAAGTCAGGCAAAAGTTCCAGACACACACTATTATG GCAGGAAATGTGGTGACTGGAGAAATGGTGGAGGAGCTGATCCTGGCCGGGGCTGACATCATCAAAGTAGGCATCGGACCAG GTTCTGTTTGCACCACCCGCAAGAAGACAGGGGTGGGTTACCCCCAGCTAAGTGCCGTGATAGAGTGTGCAGATGCAGCTCACGGACTGGGCGGCCACATAATCTCT GACGGGGGATGTACTTGTCCAGGAGATGTCGCAAAGGCTTTTG GTGCTGGAGCAGACTTCGTGATGCTGGGGGGTATGCTGGCGGGACACTCTGAGAGTGGGGGCGAGGTCATTGAGAAAAACGGCACGAAATACAAGCTGTTCTATGGAATGAGCTCCGACACAGCGATGAAGAAGCATGCGGGTGGTGTGGCCGAGTACAG GGCGTCAGAGGGGAAGACGGTGGAAGTTACTTACAAAGGTCCGGTGGACGTGACGATACGAGACATCCTTGGTGGGGTTCGCTCCACCTGCACCTATGTTGGGGCGGCCAAGCTAAAGGAGCTGAGCCGCAGGACCACCTTCATCAGG
- the gmpr2 gene encoding GMP reductase 2 isoform X1, with protein sequence MPRIENDIKLDFKDVLLRPKRSTLKSRSEVDLMRTFSFRNSKGSYRGIPIIAANMDTVGTFEMALALHQFTLFTTIHKHYSVDDWQEFAAKHPECVESVAVSSGTGDGDFERISSILEAVPKLRYICVDVANGYSEHFVHFVKEVRQKFQTHTIMAGNVVTGEMVEELILAGADIIKVGIGPGSVCTTRKKTGVGYPQLSAVIECADAAHGLGGHIISDGGCTCPGDVAKAFGAGADFVMLGGMLAGHSESGGEVIEKNGTKYKLFYGMSSDTAMKKHAGGVAEYRASEGKTVEVTYKGPVDVTIRDILGGVRSTCTYVGAAKLKELSRRTTFIRVTQQLNTVFGNC encoded by the exons ATGCCTCGCATTGAGAACGACATCAAGCTGGACTTCAAGGATGTGCTCCTCCGTCCGAAGAGAAGCACGCTCAAGTCCCGGAGCGAG GTGGACCTGATGAGGACCTTCTCCTTCAGGAACTCCAAGGGCAGCTACAGAGGGATCCCCATCATCGCTGCCAACATGGACACTGTGGGGACCTTTGAGATGGCCCTGGCCCTGCACCAG TTCACTCTCTTCACCACGATTCACAAACATTACTCTGTGGACGACTGGCAGGAGTTTGCAGCGAAGCATCCCGAGTGTGTGGAG AGTGTGGCAGTCAGCTCAGGGACCGGCGACGGTGACTTTGAGAGGATCTCCTCCATCTTGGAGGCAGTGCCCAAGCTGCGGTACATCTGCGTTGACGTGGCGAACGGCTACTCTGAACACTTTGTCCACTTCGTCAAAGAAGTCAGGCAAAAGTTCCAGACACACACTATTATG GCAGGAAATGTGGTGACTGGAGAAATGGTGGAGGAGCTGATCCTGGCCGGGGCTGACATCATCAAAGTAGGCATCGGACCAG GTTCTGTTTGCACCACCCGCAAGAAGACAGGGGTGGGTTACCCCCAGCTAAGTGCCGTGATAGAGTGTGCAGATGCAGCTCACGGACTGGGCGGCCACATAATCTCT GACGGGGGATGTACTTGTCCAGGAGATGTCGCAAAGGCTTTTG GTGCTGGAGCAGACTTCGTGATGCTGGGGGGTATGCTGGCGGGACACTCTGAGAGTGGGGGCGAGGTCATTGAGAAAAACGGCACGAAATACAAGCTGTTCTATGGAATGAGCTCCGACACAGCGATGAAGAAGCATGCGGGTGGTGTGGCCGAGTACAG GGCGTCAGAGGGGAAGACGGTGGAAGTTACTTACAAAGGTCCGGTGGACGTGACGATACGAGACATCCTTGGTGGGGTTCGCTCCACCTGCACCTATGTTGGGGCGGCCAAGCTAAAGGAGCTGAGCCGCAGGACCACCTTCATCAGGGTCACCCAGCAGCTCAACACTGTCTTTGGCAACTGCTGA